The following nucleotide sequence is from Desulfovulcanus ferrireducens.
TCAAAACCAACGTCGCCAACACGCATTTTGCCTAAAATGGCATTTAAATTGGCCCCATCATAATAAAGCAGTCCATCCACCGAGTGCACTAGCTCAACAATTTCTGGCAGGTGCCGTTCAAAGAGACCTAAAGTATTGGGACAGGTCATCATAACACCGGCCACTTCATCGTCTAAGGCAGCCTTCAGGGCTTCAGGGTCAATGATGCCGTCTTTGGATTCAATGCTAACAACATCGTATCCGGCAATCGCAGCCGAAGCCGGGTTAGTGCCATGGGCTGAGTCAGGAACTATAATTTTAGTTTTTTTGTTACCTTTATGATTGTGATAGGCTGCAATGAGCATGACACCGGTTAGTTCCCCGTGGGCGCCGGCCAGAGGCTGGAGAGTAAAGGCATCCATTCCGGTTATGGCGCAAAGGAGTCTTTCCGTCTCATAGATAACTTCCAGTGCCCCTTGGGTATAATGTCCAGCCCCACGTAGCTGTGGCACCAGAGGGTGAAGCTCTGTAAAACCAGGCAGGCTTGCTATGTCTTCCATGAATTTGGGATTGTACTTCATGGTGCATGAGCCTAAGGGATAGAAATTGCTATCCACGCCAAAATTGCGCCTGGACAAGAGGGTAAAGTGACGGACTACATCCAGTTCTGATTGTTCTGGAAGTCCTGGGGGTTGTTCACGCAATAAATCTTCAGGGACAAAATCGGTGATCTGGCCTTCAGTTTCTCCAGGCCAAACACCTTTTCGACCAGGAACTGATTTAGCAAAAATTGTTTTCATCATGATAATGTTTTAAGTTTTTAACTGTTAAGTTATTTTGTTAAAGCTAAGTTAAAAGGAATAAAAATAACATTTTAACCTTTCAAGCTTTTCCGCACTTACCTAACTCAACGCCCCTCGCATGAGTTCGGCTAATATACCAATATCCTGTTTAGTTCTTTTTTCTGTACACGCAATGAGCAGGCAGTTTTCCATTCCTTGGTAATAACGGCCTAAGGGAAATCCCGGTACATAGCCATGGGGTATTAATTTGTCGATGATATCGTAGGCACTTACTGGCAAACGTAAGGTGAACTCATTGCCAAAGGGTGCATCATTTAAAAGTGTCACTCCATCAATTGAGGTGAGTTTTTGCGCGGCATAATGGGCTAGTTCTATACAAGAGCCTGCTGTTCTTTTCAGACCTTTGGGTCCGAGAAGAGAAACATAGACGAGTGACTGCAAAGCGCACAGAGATTGGTTGGAACAGATATTGGACGTGGCTTTTTGCCTGCGGATATGCTGTTCCCTGGCCTGCAGAGTGAGCACAAATCCTTCCCGGCCATCTTTATCCACTGTTTTGCCTACGATTCGGCCAGGCATCTGACGGATTAACTTCCCTCTACAG
It contains:
- the gcvPB gene encoding aminomethyl-transferring glycine dehydrogenase subunit GcvPB encodes the protein MKTIFAKSVPGRKGVWPGETEGQITDFVPEDLLREQPPGLPEQSELDVVRHFTLLSRRNFGVDSNFYPLGSCTMKYNPKFMEDIASLPGFTELHPLVPQLRGAGHYTQGALEVIYETERLLCAITGMDAFTLQPLAGAHGELTGVMLIAAYHNHKGNKKTKIIVPDSAHGTNPASAAIAGYDVVSIESKDGIIDPEALKAALDDEVAGVMMTCPNTLGLFERHLPEIVELVHSVDGLLYYDGANLNAILGKMRVGDVGFDVVHLNLHKTFGTPHGGGGPGSGPVGVNKKLEPFLPISRVVKLEDGQFFLDYDYPHSIGYIAPFYGNFGVILKAYAYILRLGREGLIRVSENAVLAANYLRKKLEDYLHIPYNRTCMHEFVASAVKQAKNGVRALDIAKALLDKGHHAPTIYFPLIVKECLMIEPTETESKETLDQFVDDLIEILNIAEKNPELIQQAPVTTPVRRLDEVRAAKKMELKD